The Triticum urartu cultivar G1812 chromosome 6, Tu2.1, whole genome shotgun sequence genome includes the window CAACGCCTCCTCACACTGATTGGACTGCACGAGCCCAGTGACCATCGAGCTCCACGAGGCGGCATTCCGGCTGGGCATTGTATCGAACACCTTCCGCGCCTTGGACAGCATCCCGGCGGATGCGTACGCGCCCAGCATCGCGTTCCAGGAAACCACGTTCCTCTCAGGCATGGCATCGAAGAACCAACTCGCACGCGCAACGTCGCCGGCGTTGGCATGCCCGGTGACCATGGTGGTCCAGGTGACAACGTCGGCGACATCCTTTGTGTAGGAGAAGAGCCGCTCGGCGGAGGCGACGTCGGTGGCCCTGAAGTAGGCGGAGACGGCAGCGTTGAGGACGTAGACGTCGCGGGCATGGCCAAGCCTGACGGCGAGCGAGTGGAGGAGGCTCGCGACGGGGAGGCTGGGGGAGCGGGTACAGGAgtggagggagaaggagagggagaggtggtcgggcgggaggcggtggaggaggaggaagcggaggaGAAGGGCGCAGGCAGCGGGGATGCGAGCGGCGCGGAGGAGGGAGTTAACGGAGGTGCaggaggagaggtggccagaggtGATGAGGGCGGCGTGGGCGCGGTGGAGGATGGCTGGTCTGGCGGCGGCATTGGCCGCCACGGCGGCGAGCCAGGAGGAGGGCTGGGAGTTCGCCATGGGAGAGCACCGCACTGACAGGTAGGACCGGCGAGAATGGGGCAATGAGATCTGCTCCTCGAGTGCTATGAATCGTCCGATGGAAGGCGGGCGGTCGTGATCTTCCACATGCAGCTGCTACAACAACGGTCTACGCAAATCTTCCTCCGGCCACGACGGCCTGAGCCGTTTCGAGTTCATACATTTTTGGCACAGCTTCTACAAAACCAACTGAGCCAGCCTGCGAATTCTGCACCGGTACCGGGTTTTGTAAATAAGCAGAAAACGAGGAAGAATCTGAAACTTTTGCTCCCATCGCAGAAAAGAATAAGTAAGTAAACAACTCTTTCCCCCAAGAACGAAACCGTTTTGTGCAAGTGTTGCAACTAATTATAGGTTACATATAACAGATTTGACAAAAATAACCAGATAACAAAATGTACAATTTTTTTTCTGATGTGAATGGGATGCAGGAAGATCTGAGTGTTGCCCTTGTCCACTCCATAGTTCAGCCCTACAGTCTTCACAATCACCCTTGTCAGGCGGCAGGTCTCTTGGATGCTCTTGAGGTGTCTGTACAGCTATCGGCACTGTCATCATCTTCAGCCTGCAAAGATGCAATAGTTTGGGTGTCAACAAGTATCAAAATGACACATTCCTAAAGAAGAAGAAAACAAATGCCATGCGTGTAGTCTGGATAGAACGTGCGGCCGAGTTATCATACTCTGCTaattcgcaaaaaaaaaaaagagtTATCATAATCTGCTTATGGTGGATGAGAAGAAAATATCTTGAGAAATGCACAAGAAGAAATGCAAGAGGAAACGCTTTGGTCAACATTCTGCAATGAAGGCTTTTCCTTGAGCTCTATCTACTAGTGAATTGGTGAATAAATAGCGATGAACACTTTTTAACTACCCATGCCTACCACCTAGATGATTTTGTATGAGATATTTTTCCCTTGCTTGCAGCAAAATCACATATCTTGTAAGGATAACATAAGCTGTCTCTAGATTTAAGGCAGAAAGACTACAGCTGCCAGTGCTCCATGCAGCGCACTGCGCACTAAAGAGGAACTTGGCACCATATCGACCAACAAGAATAGATACTCAAATCCAAGGCAAAGAGGATTTTTTAGACGAATCGTATCAAGTGTCCAGCTTTAACATTAATAAAGCCCCTGCCGAAGAGGATCCAAACTTGGGTTGTGGAGTTCTACATCCACGCGTCTCACCAGACCTCTTGCAGTGCACTAAGAGGAGCAGAAAAACTATAGAAACTTGGTGGCATGTATGTGATGGTGTGTGTTCATAAAACCAATTGAACCTAGTTCCCTAGAGATTGACTGCTAGTATTTTTTAAGGTTACAATAATGTTTTCATGGGGTGTTTGTCTATTCACTACAAGCCGAAAAAGATGGCAAATTCATATGATCTTGTGCAACACTTGCCTTCCAAATATGATAATTGAACTTACCTTACCAACCCAGTTCCTCTCTGCTTTCTGCAGGATATATTTTGACGACCCAACTAAATAACCACCAGGATGCTGATTCCGTGAGTGCACTTCGACTGAAGATGAACAAGATGGGACATTAAACACACTCCCGCTGCTGGATCTTTTCCTTGATATCGGAGAGTTTGCTATGGAGCCTGTGTCTTCCATATTTgaggccttgatcacatcaacaCAAATGGTCTGTTTATTTGTGCCCTTCAGTTCCTTAGGTTGTAACTCAAGATTCCTGCCATCATCAGTGGGCACTTTTTGATCACAGTGAGAAGCACCTGGAGATAGTTCCTTCAAAACAACTTTTGGGACATCAAAACTCTTAATATGGCTCAAATTGTCTTCAACAACCTCACCATCTAATTCTGCAAGTTTTTCGGCTGTATCCAATTGCCACATTGTGGAGATGGCATCATCTAAGCACTCCCGAGCCGTGTGAAGTTCTACTATGGGCATAGGATAGTTAAAGCCTAGCTCAACACCAGCAACTTCTAGTATAGAGCTCGGTGCATCCCACGGATGATGGATCCATTCCCCTGGCATTCTAGCTAGCTCTGGAATCCAAGTTCTTACGTATTCACCATCTGGGTCATACTTTTGACCTTGAACCTGGTTTTGCATGCAAGGAAAGCACAAATGAGAAATAGATAAATCTCTCATGAGACACAGATTGATAAATTACGTGATGCTCAGGTACATATAACTAGATGCTTCTACAACAAAGACAACATAACTCGTAAGAAAAACAGACATAAATAAAGGACTTGTGTCATAATATAGGTTGACAGCTGCAAGACGGAATCATAACATGAATAGTATGTTCAGCAGAATATACTACAGCAACTTTAAGAATGAAAAATCATAACTACGCAAAAACAGAACGCCATGAACTTTCATGCGTGTATCTCCTATGTTGCTTATAAGCAACTGTCAAGCGTGATAAAATATTCTTGGATCACCATCTGCTCTCTTTTGAGACAGAGGATTAGCTAATCATTTATGAACTACCACATGAACAGAAGTGCTTTTAAAATCCAATTATGAACAGAGACTACAATCTTCATTTGTGCTCTTATTTAAGATTAGCAGATATGTCAAATATGAAATGGTGCTACAGTGCTTTGATCTAACAGTCGCATACCTCTGGATTATCAAGACGACCAAGCTCATGTCCATCAGGCAAACACCCAGTTATGTACTGCCAGCCAAGAATATCACTTTCTATATCAGCATCCAACAGCACATCCCAAAAGTACTTCATCCCCCAAGTCCACGGAATTAGTAGAAATTTCACAGCAAAGCTTGAAACTATTACTCTTATACGATTATGTGTCCAGCCAGTAGCCCAAAGCTCCCGCATGCCAGCATCTACTAACGGGTATCCTGTCATTCCCTGCCTCCAGGACTTGAACCGGTCCTCGTCTGCTCGCCAGGGGTAGTGTTTCAAGTTCCCGAGCAACGACCTTTCATGTGTGAATGGGAAGTTGAAACACAAGTAACGTGAATATTCTCGAAGACCAATTGACAGCAGGAACAAGTTAACACTCTCCCCAGCTCCGGATTTCCCCTCATTTTCCCACTTGATCTGTTGCATCCTGACAAGTTGATAGACTTTCCTTACACTCACCTCACCATAATGAAGATATGGTGACAGTAACGATGTTGTAGTTCCTGCAACCTTCATTCCGTCTTTTGAATAATCTAGGAGACCATGAGACACGAAATCCTCAAGTGTCTTCTCCGCATTGCGCCAGCCAGGAGACCAAGCCCTGCTTAGCAAAGCATTGCTTGATTCCTCATCCTTACTTGATTCAAGACCTAGGTCATCAATTGAACTACTGCAAATGTTTTCTATACCTGAATGTGAAACCGGAAAATGGTAAGTATTAAAGCAGCAATGGCTTGACAGATTAGAAATTGAGTATAAGATTGGATCACCAATTACTAAACCTGTATATGTGGACAAAGCAATGCTTTCTacttttctactccctccgtcccaaaattcttgtcttagatttgtctaaatacggatgtatctagttacattttagtgttagatacatccgcATCTAGataaatttaagacaagaattttgggacggagggtgTAGTACAAAGCACTGTAACACCATTTCATATATTATTTATTATTTAATTTCAACATGCTATTATACAGTACCAAACTAATTCCTTAACATAGGTAAGGAAGCTGCATCACATGAAATGGACAAAAACAAGCAACAATGTTCCACAAgtagaggcaaatgacaaatgtTCAAGAACTCAAAATGATGATGCCAGGCCACTAGCCACAATCTACCTGAGACAGGCACCAACCTCCAAGGGGCAAGAGATGATGATATCTCGATATGCAATTTCATGCACTTTTCCCAATACATATTGAACGTTGTAAATGCAAGCCCATTCTCATCATAAACTTGCCATGGCTCATATAGCAGATCACCATTGAAACTCTGCATAGAAATTCCAAGGCCCAAAAGCTCATTCTTGATTTTGTCATCCCGCACAAGTGAAATAGGGTCTATAGCATAGGAAGTGAGAACATATAAGATCAAAATAACATAATTAAAAAGAGAAAAAAGGTTAGCAGTAAATCAACTGGTACCAGAATAGAGCAATTGCCGACTCCAACTAAAAGTATGTACACTTCATACAAACTTTACAGGCACAGGTTTTGAGCATGAAAACACTAGTTCTGTTTTCCATAGCATCCATGTACTGCCTCAAACAGAAAATATATCACTTCGTGTGACATCATACCATGGTGGGTTAGATTTAACCA containing:
- the LOC125513818 gene encoding cryptochrome-1 gives rise to the protein MGGSERTVVWFRRDLRIDDNPALAAAARDGAVLPVFIWCPAEEGRFYPGRCSRWWLKESLAHLARSLEALGCPLVLIRAQSTLAALLQCVDSIGATRVVYNHLYDPISLVRDDKIKNELLGLGISMQSFNGDLLYEPWQVYDENGLAFTTFNMYWEKCMKLHIEISSSLAPWRLVPVSGIENICSSSIDDLGLESSKDEESSNALLSRAWSPGWRNAEKTLEDFVSHGLLDYSKDGMKVAGTTTSLLSPYLHYGEVSVRKVYQLVRMQQIKWENEGKSGAGESVNLFLLSIGLREYSRYLCFNFPFTHERSLLGNLKHYPWRADEDRFKSWRQGMTGYPLVDAGMRELWATGWTHNRIRVIVSSFAVKFLLIPWTWGMKYFWDVLLDADIESDILGWQYITGCLPDGHELGRLDNPEVQGQKYDPDGEYVRTWIPELARMPGEWIHHPWDAPSSILEVAGVELGFNYPMPIVELHTARECLDDAISTMWQLDTAEKLAELDGEVVEDNLSHIKSFDVPKVVLKELSPGASHCDQKVPTDDGRNLELQPKELKGTNKQTICVDVIKASNMEDTGSIANSPISRKRSSSGSVFNVPSCSSSVEVHSRNQHPGGYLVGSSKYILQKAERNWVGKAEDDDSADSCTDTSRASKRPAA